One stretch of Niallia sp. XMNu-256 DNA includes these proteins:
- the sda gene encoding sporulation histidine kinase inhibitor Sda: MEQLTDRSLFRVYREAKQLNKKGEVTEDFIRLIEKEISKRGLPLNEQ, from the coding sequence ATGGAACAATTAACAGATAGATCCCTATTTCGTGTATACCGAGAAGCTAAACAACTTAATAAAAAAGGAGAAGTAACAGAAGATTTTATAAGGTTAATAGAAAAAGAAATAAGCAAAAGAGGTCTCCCTTTAAATGAACAATAA
- a CDS encoding MFS transporter, producing the protein MKNWRNSRGLLLSAVATGAMLNPLNSSMIALALYNIQKDFGLSYLTVSWLISSFYLASAVTQPVAGKLGDLIGRRKMFLGGLLLVAISAIGAPFAPAFAVLIIMRLFQAVGSGSIYPSGIGIVRDQIHDRQGSALGFISQVMTAMAALGPTIGGLLIAWGDWPAIFLVNIPVLVVCFILGWFVLPKDETRKKMKLPELIQKMDLLGILLFSVGVVGLLLFLLSFKTTVNYGAGIIGVIFLFLFVWHELRTKIPFIDIRLFRSNQKLSLVYLQYIILNFIYYSLFFGLPGYFQDGLNLSVSYSGVLMLFVTGMGIITAPLIGRWIDKAGVNLPILLGNMLIVIGSLLLWIFFDHVSVMVMVLIISLIGAGCSFGNVTLQVAMLRASPANIVGVSTGLYQTCRHLGSVFSAVSLGLIFGDHFNPENFKTLINVFIVSGIVVVLLGVRYSRLNPASAKA; encoded by the coding sequence ATGAAAAATTGGCGTAATAGCCGGGGACTATTATTATCAGCAGTGGCGACCGGGGCGATGTTGAATCCTCTTAATTCCTCTATGATTGCACTAGCACTCTATAATATTCAGAAAGATTTTGGTCTATCTTATTTGACGGTTTCTTGGTTGATATCCTCCTTTTATTTAGCGAGTGCGGTGACACAGCCAGTAGCCGGAAAACTTGGTGATCTGATCGGAAGAAGAAAAATGTTTCTCGGTGGGCTCCTATTAGTGGCCATATCTGCAATTGGTGCACCTTTCGCGCCAGCATTTGCCGTGTTAATTATCATGCGCTTATTTCAAGCAGTCGGCAGTGGGTCTATTTATCCTTCGGGAATTGGGATCGTGCGTGATCAGATTCATGATAGACAAGGATCAGCGCTTGGTTTCATTTCTCAAGTTATGACGGCGATGGCAGCCTTAGGACCTACAATTGGAGGGCTACTGATTGCCTGGGGAGATTGGCCGGCGATCTTTTTAGTCAATATCCCTGTTCTAGTCGTATGCTTTATACTGGGGTGGTTTGTATTACCGAAAGATGAAACTAGAAAAAAAATGAAACTGCCTGAATTGATTCAAAAAATGGATTTGTTAGGCATCCTATTATTTTCGGTAGGAGTGGTCGGTCTTCTTTTGTTTTTATTATCTTTTAAAACAACTGTGAATTATGGTGCAGGGATCATTGGTGTTATTTTCCTATTTTTGTTTGTCTGGCATGAATTAAGAACCAAAATTCCATTCATTGATATTCGTTTGTTTCGATCGAACCAGAAATTATCTTTAGTGTATTTACAATATATCATCCTGAACTTTATTTACTATAGTTTATTTTTTGGATTGCCAGGTTACTTTCAAGATGGTTTGAATTTAAGTGTGAGTTACAGTGGAGTGTTGATGCTTTTTGTGACGGGAATGGGAATAATCACCGCACCGTTAATTGGTCGTTGGATTGATAAAGCAGGTGTGAATCTACCCATTTTGCTGGGGAATATGTTAATTGTGATCGGTTCCTTATTACTTTGGATTTTCTTTGATCATGTTTCCGTTATGGTCATGGTGTTAATCATCTCTCTTATTGGGGCTGGATGCAGTTTTGGAAATGTTACATTACAAGTCGCCATGCTTAGGGCAAGTCCAGCCAACATTGTTGGGGTGTCGACAGGATTGTATCAAACATGCCGGCATTTAGGCTCCGTTTTCTCAGCTGTATCACTTGGATTAATATTTGGTGATCATTTTAATCCGGAGAATTTTAAAACACTGATCAATGTATTTATTGTGTCAGGTATTGTTGTTGTATTACTAGGGGTAAGATATTCAAGACTGAACCCCGCATCGGCAAAGGCCTGA
- a CDS encoding GntP family permease — translation MISILIGLVMLMALAYLGWSIIWVAPLAAGVVALLSGLDVFDTYTGPYMEGLVEFVKSWFPIFLLGAVFGKLMEKTGAAKSVAKKVTQLIGKKRAVLGVLIAAAVLTYGGVSLFVVVFAIYPIALELFREENISRKLLVPTFALGAFTFTMTSVPGTPQIQNLIPMEHFDTTPMAAPIIGIVTTLIMAVGGYFWLAYRTKKLSARGDVFTEPTEDEATTEDTTDEKVPHWVLSLLPLLVVVVLLNVVKMEALWSLLIGVLSIMVLNAKDYKKFIPSINAGSKGSVMAILNTSAAVGFGAVIAIVPAFEDITSWLLNVSDNPLVAEGLAVQIMAIITGSASGGMGIALGTLGDTFVKLSQTTGISPEVFHRIAAVASGASIFPNNGALLTLVSVTGLSLRETYKDVFIVAFIIPTIALLVGIMMGAIGLV, via the coding sequence GTGATTAGTATTCTTATTGGCTTAGTGATGTTGATGGCATTAGCCTATCTTGGCTGGTCCATTATTTGGGTGGCACCTTTAGCCGCTGGAGTTGTTGCATTACTTAGCGGGTTAGATGTGTTTGATACTTATACAGGACCTTATATGGAAGGGTTGGTCGAGTTCGTTAAGAGCTGGTTCCCGATCTTCTTATTGGGTGCAGTATTTGGAAAATTAATGGAAAAGACAGGGGCTGCAAAATCTGTCGCTAAAAAAGTAACACAATTAATTGGGAAAAAACGAGCCGTTCTAGGTGTTTTAATCGCTGCTGCAGTACTTACTTATGGTGGCGTAAGTTTGTTCGTAGTTGTATTTGCAATCTATCCGATTGCGCTTGAATTATTCCGTGAAGAAAATATTTCAAGGAAATTGCTTGTACCGACATTTGCACTTGGCGCCTTTACATTCACGATGACTTCTGTTCCAGGTACACCGCAAATTCAAAACTTGATTCCGATGGAACATTTTGACACAACTCCAATGGCAGCTCCGATCATCGGGATTGTTACGACCTTAATCATGGCAGTTGGTGGTTATTTCTGGTTAGCATACCGAACAAAAAAACTTTCTGCGAGAGGTGACGTTTTTACAGAACCTACAGAAGATGAAGCAACTACCGAGGATACAACAGATGAAAAGGTTCCGCATTGGGTTCTGTCTCTACTTCCCCTTCTCGTTGTGGTCGTCTTGCTTAACGTTGTAAAGATGGAAGCGCTATGGTCACTTTTAATTGGGGTTCTGAGCATTATGGTGTTGAATGCAAAGGATTATAAAAAATTTATTCCTTCGATCAATGCCGGGTCAAAAGGTTCAGTAATGGCCATTCTCAATACGAGTGCTGCCGTCGGTTTCGGTGCCGTTATCGCCATTGTCCCAGCTTTTGAAGATATAACATCTTGGCTGCTTAATGTATCCGATAACCCGTTAGTTGCTGAAGGTCTTGCCGTTCAAATCATGGCCATCATTACTGGCTCTGCTTCAGGAGGTATGGGCATTGCCTTAGGTACACTTGGTGATACGTTCGTTAAACTTTCGCAAACCACTGGGATTAGTCCTGAAGTATTCCATAGAATAGCAGCAGTTGCTTCGGGTGCATCCATTTTTCCTAATAACGGGGCCTTATTAACACTCGTTTCTGTAACTGGATTAAGTCTTAGGGAAACTTATAAAGATGTGTTTATTGTTGCATTCATCATTCCAACCATCGCATTACTTGTAGGAATTATGATGGGAGCAATCGGTTTAGTATAA
- a CDS encoding gamma-glutamylcyclotransferase codes for MVYVFVYGTLRKGESNAYLLKNAICIAEQAWTNGEMYDTGNGYPAIKPSLTLRVYGELYLVTESELERLDQLEGYTSGSTNNLYERIEQTVYTDRGEKEAFVYVEGNASICKEEIHRGDWKEYRLLNKQKKPNHKILYFAYGSCMDDKRFKMAGVEHYFQNVIGVGLLTNYSLRFTYCSKIDGMGRADIVEEGGHVEGKVYEIPIHALEDYLYIREGVPYAYRPTFVTVELNGKKVEVLTFVVAQKAEETPPPDWYAEEILRGASGYLTEDYIARLTEHIHFLK; via the coding sequence ATGGTTTATGTATTTGTGTATGGCACGTTAAGGAAAGGGGAATCCAATGCTTATTTGCTGAAAAATGCAATTTGTATCGCTGAACAGGCTTGGACAAATGGAGAGATGTATGACACGGGTAATGGATATCCTGCGATAAAACCATCCTTAACTTTACGAGTATACGGGGAGCTGTATCTCGTAACGGAAAGTGAGTTGGAACGTTTAGACCAACTTGAAGGATATACGTCAGGAAGCACTAACAATCTATATGAAAGAATTGAACAGACTGTGTATACAGATAGGGGTGAAAAAGAGGCCTTTGTATATGTAGAAGGGAATGCTAGCATATGTAAAGAAGAGATTCACAGAGGTGACTGGAAGGAGTACCGACTGCTGAATAAGCAAAAAAAACCAAATCATAAGATTCTTTACTTTGCCTATGGAAGCTGCATGGATGACAAACGTTTTAAAATGGCCGGTGTGGAGCATTATTTTCAAAATGTAATCGGTGTTGGTTTATTAACCAATTATTCGCTACGTTTTACTTATTGCTCCAAAATTGATGGAATGGGGCGTGCAGATATTGTGGAAGAAGGGGGACACGTTGAAGGAAAGGTTTATGAAATTCCTATTCATGCCTTAGAGGATTATTTGTACATCCGCGAAGGCGTCCCCTATGCTTACCGTCCCACTTTTGTAACGGTTGAACTGAACGGTAAGAAAGTTGAGGTACTCACCTTTGTCGTTGCCCAAAAGGCGGAAGAAACACCCCCACCAGATTGGTATGCGGAAGAGATCCTACGCGGTGCAAGTGGATATTTAACAGAAGATTATATTGCTAGATTAACAGAACACATCCATTTTTTAAAATAA
- a CDS encoding M15 family metallopeptidase yields the protein MKDYPGSSEQVDYELNAETLPTELHPIVAENVEVLKQKTAAKGITIVITDEYRSFEEQDKLYDKGRRTPGRVVTHSEGGESYHNFGLAVDFALQLENGDVIWDIEYDGNGNGQSDWFEVAEIAKDLGFEWGGDWHRFKDYPHLQMDFGLTINDLQEGKRPKHSS from the coding sequence ATGAAGGATTATCCTGGTTCTTCGGAGCAGGTTGATTATGAATTAAATGCAGAGACTCTGCCAACTGAATTGCATCCTATTGTAGCTGAGAACGTGGAGGTTTTAAAACAAAAAACTGCAGCAAAAGGGATTACGATTGTGATTACAGATGAATACCGCTCGTTTGAAGAGCAAGACAAGCTTTATGATAAAGGCAGAAGAACTCCTGGAAGAGTCGTTACTCATTCGGAGGGGGGCGAATCTTATCACAACTTTGGCCTTGCAGTCGATTTTGCTCTTCAGCTTGAGAATGGGGATGTCATCTGGGATATCGAATATGATGGGAACGGAAATGGCCAATCAGACTGGTTTGAGGTTGCAGAAATTGCGAAGGATCTGGGCTTTGAATGGGGAGGAGACTGGCACAGGTTTAAAGATTATCCTCATCTCCAGATGGACTTTGGGTTAACCATAAACGATTTGCAAGAAGGAAAACGTCCAAAACACTCAAGCTAA
- the ftsZ gene encoding cell division protein FtsZ, with amino-acid sequence MLEFETGIDSSAIIKVIGVGGGGNNTVNRMVEHGVQGIEFIVVNTDAQALNLSKAEVKIQIGEKSARGLGAGANPEVGKNAAEESKDQIKAALHGADMVFVTAGMGGGTGTGAAPVIAQIARDLGALTVGVVTRPFSFEGRKRATQATGGITAMKKSVDTLIVVPNDRLLEIVDKSTPMLEAFREADNVLRQGIQGISDLIAVPGLINLDFADVKTIMANKGSALMGIGMASGENRAAEAAKKAVSSPLLETPINGAQGVLLNITGGSNLSLFEVQEAADIVASASDSDLNMIFGSVINENLKDEIFVTVIATGFNEEIAQTKTTSPSYEAQQQRTVAEVPNREPRREFIREEVPLEQPPLEQPRTYNTQQEEDILDIPAFLRNRNRR; translated from the coding sequence ATGCTGGAATTTGAAACAGGTATAGATTCATCTGCAATAATAAAAGTTATTGGTGTTGGCGGTGGGGGAAATAACACGGTCAATCGTATGGTAGAGCATGGAGTGCAAGGGATTGAATTTATCGTTGTCAATACGGATGCACAAGCTTTAAATCTGTCAAAAGCGGAAGTGAAAATACAAATTGGAGAAAAATCAGCACGAGGTTTAGGGGCAGGAGCGAATCCTGAAGTAGGGAAAAATGCTGCTGAGGAAAGTAAAGATCAAATTAAGGCTGCCTTGCATGGTGCCGATATGGTTTTTGTTACTGCTGGAATGGGCGGTGGAACAGGAACAGGTGCTGCACCCGTTATCGCACAAATTGCAAGAGATTTAGGGGCTTTAACGGTAGGGGTTGTAACAAGACCCTTTTCTTTTGAAGGGAGAAAAAGAGCAACACAGGCAACCGGTGGAATAACAGCCATGAAGAAATCGGTTGATACATTAATTGTCGTTCCAAATGATCGACTGCTCGAAATTGTTGATAAAAGTACTCCAATGCTTGAAGCATTTAGAGAAGCGGATAATGTGCTCCGTCAAGGGATACAAGGGATTTCTGACTTAATCGCTGTTCCTGGTTTAATTAACCTTGATTTTGCTGATGTGAAGACCATTATGGCCAATAAAGGTTCCGCACTGATGGGGATTGGAATGGCTTCAGGAGAAAATCGTGCAGCAGAAGCCGCCAAAAAGGCAGTATCCTCACCATTATTAGAGACTCCAATTAATGGGGCGCAAGGTGTATTGCTTAATATTACTGGTGGTTCAAATTTAAGTTTGTTCGAGGTTCAGGAGGCTGCTGATATTGTCGCAAGCGCTTCGGATTCAGATTTGAATATGATTTTTGGATCCGTTATTAACGAAAATTTAAAAGATGAAATTTTTGTTACGGTTATTGCCACTGGCTTTAATGAAGAAATCGCACAAACAAAAACAACCAGCCCTTCATATGAAGCACAACAGCAGAGAACAGTAGCAGAAGTGCCTAATAGAGAGCCTAGGAGAGAATTCATAAGAGAAGAAGTACCACTAGAACAACCTCCACTAGAACAACCTAGAACGTATAATACACAACAAGAAGAGGATATTTTAGATATACCAGCTTTCTTAAGAAACCGAAATAGAAGATAA
- a CDS encoding nitroreductase family protein → MTNSQTIDKLQSKMFLDVIKERRSVRKYDSTVQISNEEMTEILELATLAPSSSNLQPWRFLVIDKPELKQKLLPIAYNQKQVVEASAVIVVLGDVKSYEKAEQIYGQAVEAGFMQEDTAKSFIERNVAMYSSLSPEAARQIVYTDGGLVSMQLMLIARSKGYDTVPMGGYDPKKLAETFGISDQYVPVMLIAIGKATEPGHPTTRLPIDDVVSFNKML, encoded by the coding sequence ATGACAAACTCACAAACCATAGATAAGCTTCAATCAAAAATGTTCTTGGATGTAATTAAGGAACGTCGGTCTGTTCGCAAGTATGACTCAACCGTGCAAATCTCAAACGAGGAAATGACTGAAATACTTGAGTTAGCAACATTAGCCCCTTCGTCCTCGAACCTACAGCCATGGCGTTTCCTTGTAATTGATAAGCCTGAATTAAAACAAAAACTTCTACCTATTGCCTATAATCAAAAACAGGTCGTTGAGGCTTCTGCTGTTATTGTTGTTCTTGGCGATGTAAAAAGCTATGAAAAAGCTGAACAAATTTATGGCCAGGCAGTTGAAGCTGGATTTATGCAAGAGGATACAGCTAAATCATTCATTGAGCGAAATGTTGCTATGTACTCAAGCCTTTCACCTGAAGCAGCTCGTCAAATCGTATATACAGATGGTGGCCTTGTCTCCATGCAACTCATGCTTATTGCCCGCTCTAAAGGGTACGACACCGTTCCAATGGGAGGATACGACCCCAAAAAATTAGCTGAAACTTTCGGAATATCCGACCAGTATGTGCCAGTAATGCTCATTGCTATTGGAAAAGCAACAGAACCGGGACACCCAACTACACGCCTTCCTATTGATGATGTAGTGTCCTTTAACAAAATGCTATAA
- a CDS encoding 3-hydroxybutyrate dehydrogenase, which produces MVENKVVIITGSARGIGFEIGKHFAQEGAKVVLSDINEEGVQASAEELKKLGLEAIGIKADVTSETDLQNLVKETKDTYGSVDILINNAGLQHVSPIEDFPTEKFELMQKIMLTAPFILTKIVFPIMKEQGWGRIINVASINGLIGFAGKAAYNSAKHGVIGLTKVAALEGARHGITVNAIAPGYVDTPLVRGQISDLAETRNIPEERALEDVILAQVPQKKLLDVSEIADYVLFLASDKAKSVTGQAVVIDGGYTAQ; this is translated from the coding sequence ATGGTTGAAAATAAAGTTGTGATCATTACAGGTTCTGCTCGTGGGATTGGATTTGAAATTGGTAAACATTTTGCTCAAGAAGGGGCGAAGGTGGTTCTTTCCGATATAAACGAAGAAGGTGTACAAGCATCTGCTGAAGAACTTAAAAAACTTGGATTAGAAGCAATAGGTATTAAAGCTGACGTGACAAGCGAAACCGATCTACAAAACTTAGTAAAAGAAACGAAAGATACTTACGGTTCGGTAGATATTCTTATTAACAACGCAGGTCTACAACACGTATCACCTATTGAAGATTTTCCAACAGAGAAATTTGAATTAATGCAAAAAATCATGTTGACAGCCCCTTTCATTCTTACAAAAATAGTCTTTCCTATTATGAAAGAACAAGGGTGGGGACGGATTATCAACGTCGCTTCAATTAATGGATTGATTGGGTTTGCAGGCAAAGCAGCTTACAACAGTGCAAAACATGGTGTGATTGGCTTAACAAAAGTTGCCGCTTTAGAAGGTGCTCGCCATGGGATTACAGTCAACGCAATTGCACCAGGATATGTGGATACTCCCCTTGTACGAGGACAAATTTCTGACTTAGCAGAAACACGCAACATTCCTGAGGAAAGGGCGCTTGAAGACGTAATTCTTGCTCAAGTCCCGCAAAAGAAATTATTAGACGTGAGCGAAATCGCAGACTACGTATTATTTTTAGCAAGTGATAAAGCGAAAAGCGTTACAGGACAAGCAGTCGTGATTGATGGCGGTTATACTGCACAATAG
- a CDS encoding YqcI/YcgG family protein, translating to MITKEKALLTKEDFHTRTDLPSWLYKEYETFHNTVTDKTFPCFFGMSAELKGELRYAYINQGDWSNLPSALKGFLDLFKLPNYKRHGLFVFVEPFEQEGSLEDYRKQFWDILQYLHNVDEVEWPEDSPRDPEHYLWDFRFNGEPIFVFGNAPAYKRRKTRNLGNAMVLGFQPRKIFEGLEGTEQGGIMSREKVRKRVEAWDQLPKHPDIGHYGDPTHNEWKQFFIGDDIEPNQGKCPFHHKSQA from the coding sequence ATGATTACGAAGGAAAAAGCTTTATTAACAAAAGAAGATTTTCATACTAGAACAGACTTGCCGAGTTGGCTCTATAAAGAATACGAAACTTTTCATAACACGGTAACGGATAAGACGTTTCCATGTTTTTTTGGTATGAGTGCCGAACTGAAAGGAGAGCTTCGTTATGCATATATCAATCAAGGCGACTGGAGTAATCTACCGTCTGCATTAAAAGGCTTTCTAGATTTATTTAAATTACCAAACTATAAGAGACACGGTCTCTTTGTATTTGTAGAGCCTTTTGAGCAAGAGGGTTCTCTCGAAGATTACCGAAAGCAATTTTGGGATATCCTTCAATACTTACATAATGTAGATGAGGTTGAATGGCCGGAAGACAGTCCTCGCGACCCCGAGCACTATTTATGGGATTTTCGGTTCAATGGAGAGCCAATCTTCGTATTTGGAAATGCTCCTGCCTATAAGAGACGAAAGACACGTAATCTAGGAAATGCGATGGTACTAGGATTCCAGCCTCGTAAGATATTTGAGGGATTAGAAGGAACTGAACAAGGTGGAATCATGTCACGTGAAAAAGTTCGTAAACGTGTAGAAGCTTGGGATCAGCTGCCTAAGCATCCAGATATTGGCCACTACGGCGACCCGACGCATAATGAATGGAAGCAATTTTTTATTGGGGATGATATTGAGCCCAATCAAGGCAAATGTCCATTCCACCATAAATCACAAGCATAA
- a CDS encoding PLP-dependent aminotransferase family protein: protein MYILIDKKMPGPIYKHIYEQIKSLILSRHLKAHTKLPSKRDLAKTLDVSLNTVINAFEQLLAEGYLYSIERQGYFVEGIPEYEFTHIKATKTIPENLREKLEDRTGWISLSHMSANTENFPFKLWQKCQGEVIEKYGDELSNMPHPQGPYLLRETIADLIRSTRGVVCAPEQIIIHSSSHILLEQFLVLQNSESSRFAMENPGYARYYNLFQQYRFDVQLLPVDGHGVKIDKIDEKCNFLLITPSHQFPTGVIMPISRRIECLNWALAREDRYIIEDDYDSEFKYKTDIIPSLHSFNFNEKVIYMGTFSKTMFPGLRISYMVLPVKLLEKYRSHFHGLIQSSNALATYTLHKFIQDGHYLRHVKKMNNHYEMIREKLIDQLTSHFNDQVHVSSVPAGLHFLAYFKTKLSYEAIEEKAKQLKLEVYTLRRFTLSPINETQNDVKGILIGFANIREQELVEAILRLKQCLSL, encoded by the coding sequence ATGTATATCCTCATTGATAAAAAGATGCCTGGTCCCATCTATAAACATATTTACGAACAGATAAAAAGCTTGATTCTATCCCGACATTTAAAGGCGCACACGAAGTTACCTTCCAAACGGGATTTAGCCAAAACATTAGATGTGAGCCTTAATACCGTCATCAATGCGTTCGAGCAGTTACTTGCGGAGGGTTATCTTTACAGCATAGAACGGCAGGGATATTTTGTGGAGGGAATCCCTGAATATGAATTTACCCATATTAAAGCGACCAAGACCATTCCAGAAAATCTTAGAGAGAAACTTGAGGATCGGACAGGGTGGATTTCTCTCTCTCACATGAGTGCGAATACTGAAAACTTCCCGTTTAAATTATGGCAAAAGTGCCAAGGAGAAGTGATTGAAAAATACGGAGATGAGCTGAGCAACATGCCTCATCCGCAAGGCCCTTATCTCCTTAGGGAAACGATTGCCGATTTGATTCGATCAACGAGAGGGGTTGTCTGTGCTCCCGAGCAAATCATTATTCATTCATCCAGCCATATTTTATTAGAGCAGTTTTTAGTCCTTCAGAATTCAGAATCTAGTCGATTTGCGATGGAAAATCCTGGTTATGCACGCTATTACAACCTGTTTCAGCAATATCGTTTTGATGTTCAACTCCTTCCTGTCGACGGGCATGGGGTAAAGATTGATAAAATAGATGAAAAGTGTAATTTTTTACTGATCACTCCTTCACACCAGTTCCCAACCGGTGTAATCATGCCGATTTCAAGAAGAATCGAGTGCTTGAATTGGGCGTTGGCAAGAGAGGACCGCTACATTATTGAGGACGACTATGACAGCGAATTTAAATACAAAACGGATATTATTCCCTCCCTGCATAGTTTTAATTTCAACGAGAAAGTCATATACATGGGTACTTTTTCAAAGACGATGTTTCCCGGGTTACGAATTAGTTATATGGTACTTCCAGTTAAGTTGTTGGAAAAGTACAGATCTCATTTTCACGGACTGATCCAATCTAGCAATGCCTTGGCCACCTATACGTTACACAAATTTATTCAAGACGGACACTATTTGAGGCATGTCAAGAAAATGAACAACCACTATGAAATGATCCGTGAAAAATTGATTGACCAATTAACATCCCACTTCAACGATCAAGTACATGTTTCCTCGGTTCCTGCTGGCCTACATTTTTTAGCCTACTTTAAGACTAAATTATCGTATGAAGCAATAGAAGAGAAAGCTAAACAGTTAAAACTTGAAGTCTATACTTTACGCAGATTTACTCTATCTCCTATAAATGAAACACAAAATGATGTGAAAGGAATCTTAATTGGTTTTGCAAATATCAGGGAGCAGGAATTGGTAGAAGCGATTCTAAGACTTAAGCAGTGCTTATCACTTTAG
- a CDS encoding arginine deiminase family protein has protein sequence MVKTVLDRSQIHCQSEYGTLKKVVLCKPQYMEIKEVINDVQKKYIKNNIDRSLAIAQHQIFEQSLRNAGVEVIKLKPSKDHPEQVFTRDIGFTLGNHLFISEMANPIRQGEEKVLSHWLNEYDIPYKKLSTHPIEGGDVIVDGNRVFIGISHRTSINAVQALQRDLPDFAILPIPFNPKYLHLDCVFNILSPKDALIYPNAFDPKVAKVLSNMYHLIEVSEREQFSMGTNVLSIGHNQVFSLPINHNVNLQLRQRGYQVLEVDFSEIIKSGGSFRCCSMPLVRH, from the coding sequence ATGGTAAAAACAGTTCTAGATCGATCTCAAATACATTGTCAAAGTGAATATGGAACACTTAAAAAAGTCGTTTTATGTAAACCTCAATACATGGAAATTAAAGAAGTGATTAATGATGTGCAAAAAAAGTATATAAAAAATAATATTGACCGTTCACTTGCCATTGCGCAGCATCAAATATTTGAACAATCTTTACGGAATGCGGGTGTGGAAGTGATTAAACTAAAACCAAGTAAAGACCACCCTGAGCAAGTCTTCACTAGAGATATCGGTTTTACTTTGGGCAATCACTTATTTATTTCTGAAATGGCGAATCCGATTCGTCAAGGGGAAGAGAAAGTATTATCTCATTGGTTAAATGAATATGACATTCCGTATAAGAAGCTTTCAACACATCCGATTGAAGGTGGCGATGTAATTGTGGATGGCAATCGTGTATTCATTGGAATTAGCCATCGTACAAGTATAAATGCCGTTCAAGCTTTGCAAAGAGATTTACCAGATTTCGCGATTCTCCCTATTCCTTTTAATCCAAAATATTTGCATCTAGATTGTGTGTTCAATATTCTTTCCCCAAAAGATGCGTTGATTTATCCGAATGCGTTCGATCCAAAAGTCGCGAAAGTTTTATCGAACATGTATCATTTAATCGAAGTGAGCGAAAGGGAGCAGTTCTCAATGGGTACAAATGTGTTGTCTATTGGTCATAATCAAGTGTTTAGTTTGCCAATAAATCATAACGTTAATCTTCAACTTAGACAGCGTGGATATCAAGTGTTGGAGGTAGATTTTTCGGAAATTATTAAATCAGGTGGGTCATTCCGATGTTGTTCAATGCCACTTGTGCGACATTAA
- a CDS encoding nitroreductase, with protein sequence MDIFEAIFNRRTVGKVKPDPIEKEKIEKLLEAAIWAPNHYHTEPWKFFVLTGEGRRSLGRALAEIAKENMDDPETKENQEKLKREEEKPFRAPVIITVAVTPSDNPKVIEIEEVGAVSAAIQNMLLAAHALGLGAIWRTGKPTYHSKMKQLFGLREQDEVLGFIYIGYPDMPQREGKRISFEEKTKWIEE encoded by the coding sequence ATGGATATATTTGAGGCGATCTTTAATAGGAGAACAGTCGGCAAGGTGAAACCCGATCCAATTGAGAAAGAAAAAATTGAAAAATTACTTGAAGCGGCGATTTGGGCTCCAAATCATTATCATACAGAACCTTGGAAATTCTTTGTCTTAACTGGGGAGGGGAGACGCTCATTAGGTAGAGCATTAGCTGAGATTGCCAAAGAGAATATGGATGATCCAGAAACAAAGGAAAATCAAGAGAAATTAAAAAGAGAGGAGGAAAAACCATTTCGGGCACCTGTTATTATAACAGTAGCCGTAACTCCATCTGACAACCCGAAGGTTATAGAAATCGAAGAGGTAGGGGCAGTAAGTGCTGCGATTCAAAATATGCTATTGGCTGCTCACGCTCTCGGACTCGGTGCGATTTGGCGTACAGGAAAGCCTACCTACCATTCAAAAATGAAACAATTATTCGGATTAAGAGAGCAGGATGAGGTGTTAGGATTTATTTACATCGGTTATCCAGACATGCCTCAACGAGAGGGAAAAAGAATTTCATTTGAAGAAAAGACGAAGTGGATTGAAGAATGA